In Perca fluviatilis chromosome 11, GENO_Pfluv_1.0, whole genome shotgun sequence, the following proteins share a genomic window:
- the tnk2b gene encoding tyrosine kinase, non-receptor, 2b codes for MRRFDKLKKSFPFLAHFHIYRKLGGSMQCEEGTEWLLELLMEVQLQQYFLRIRDDLNVTRLSHFDYVKNEDLEKIGMGRPGQRRLWEAVKRRKAMCKRKSWMSKVFSGKRPDGGDFPQQGQPASSFRKLSPTPPLGLGEGVLATQPDGGAPLDGQQQALTCLIPEKDLTLFEKLGDGSFGVVKRGEWLTPAGKVLNVAVKCLKTDVLSQPDALEDFICEVNAMHSLDHQNLIRLYGVVLTHPMKMVTELAPLGSLLERLRCVRPQGPVLIHTLCQYAVQVACGMAYLEQRRFIHRDLAARNILLASAHRVKIGDFGLMRALPNNHEHYVMQEHRKVPFAWCAPESLKTRTFSHATDTWMFGVTLWEMFTHGQEPWLGLNGSQILHKIDKEGERLPKPEDCPQDIYHVVLQCWAQKPDDRPTFVALREFLLETMPTDMCALQDFDEPDKLQIQLNDVITIIEGRAENYWWRGQNKRTLKVGPFPRNVVTSVAGLSAHDISRPLKNSFIHTGHGDTNPHRCWGFPDRIDDLYLGNPMDPPDVLAVDHSGARPTQLPGRVKKPCYDSVNDDEDLTSAGLKRLSLRKTGSVKGLKLKPAAWVSACKQGGGRTSGSGNNHNSEVSLIDFGEEFPPPTPSPSPVVEIQIPLLAKLALEADNILDRTPPQSPSRSLPRPLHPTPVVDWDARPLPPPPAYDDVAQDEDDMEVSSINSSEQQHEEELSDVHNPDQALFSGQKGESEALVSRGLDRSGLEDNLFLPSKQSQVVSTSFSQSAEIFQELQQEGARGETPPPPSARPGSQKTQTHEGHQQSVFSSSEDRPQIPPRVPIPPRPIKRGDYTSARWSRDLSLSPTPTDTTEDVSGPNRPPQIPPRDLLSQPGSRTPSPMGLVVGSPQQRVYSVSPTTMQAPITSCPSTHTFGSYLSTSPGKLMPPTHSFASDPKYAAPKVIQAQGKDAASKGPCILPIVRDGRKVSNTHYYLLPERPPYLDRYDRFFREAESLPASGVEERHVRQVNTATVRPMVVSSQTLQGQAQGQGLVQPGEPKANFSSNNNSSLGAPRSGMKTSVSLPRVCSDGLTAAVVVTGSCIRTDGGGNSADRVKMVQDAVHGVTIEECQAALQNHNWNVQKAVHYLKVEQLFCLGLRSRSECLKLLEMYDWNLEVASTQMLDNYGSTTRQRR; via the exons GTGTTTAGTGGTAAGCGCCCAGACGGAGGAGACTTCCCCCAGCAAGGCCAGCCGGCCTCCTCCTTTCGTAAGCTGTCTCCCACACCTCCACTGGGCCTGGGGGAGGGAGTCCTGGCCACACAGCCCGATGGTGGTGCTCCTCTTGACGGGCAGCAGCAGGCTCTGACCTGCCTCATCCCAGAGAAGGATCTGACGCTGTTTGAGAAGCTGGGGGACGGCTCCTTTGGTGTAGTGAAAAGAGGAGAGTGGCTGACGCCTGCAGGGAAGGTG CTGAACGTAGCTGTAAAGTGTCTGAAGACAGATGTGCTCAGCCAGCCCGATGCTCTGGAGGACTTCATCTGTGAGGTCAACGCCATGCACTCTTTGGACCACCAGAACCTCATTCGCCTCTACGGTGTGGTGCTCACACACCCAATGAAGATG GTGACCGAGCTGGCTCCCCTGGGTTCTCTGCTGGAGCGTTTGCGATGTGTTCGTCCACAGGGCCCAGTGTTGATCCACACTCTGTGTCAGTATGCCGTACAGGTGGCCTGTGGCATGGCCTATCTGGAGCAGAGGAGGTTCATCCACAGGGACCTGGCAGCCAG GAACATCCTGCTGGCCTCAGCTCACAGAGTGAAGATCGGTGACTTTGGCCTGATGAGGGCGCTGCCCAACAACCATGAGCACTATGTCATGCAGGAGCATCGAAAGGTCCCCTTTGCATG GTGCGCCCCAGAGAGTCTGAAGACCAGAACGTTCTCCCATGCTACAGACACGTGGATGTTTGGAGTCACTCTCTGGGAAATGTTCACACATGGCCAGGAGCCTTGGCTGGGACTCAATGGGAgccag ATACTGCACAAGATTGATAAAGAAGGTGAACGCCTCCCTAAGCCCGAAGACTGTCCGCAGGATATCTATCATGTTGTGCTGCAGTGTTGGGCTCAGAAACCAGACGACAGACCCACCTTTGTCGCCCTGCGTGAGTTCCTGCTTGAG accaTGCCCACAGACATGTGTGCTCTGCAGGACTTTGACGAGCCTGACAAACTCCAGATCCAGCTCAATGATGTCATCACTATCATAGAGGGGAG GGCTGAGAACTACTGGTGGCGAGGTCAAAACAAGCGGACCCTTAAGGTCGGACCGTTCCCTAGAAACGTGGTGACATCAGTCGCAGGTTTATCAGCTCATGACATCAGCCGGCCGCTCAAGAACAGCTTCATCCACACAGGACACGGAGACACCAACCCTCATCGCTGCTGGGGCTTCCCTGACAGGATTGACGA TTTGTACCTCGGTAATCCCATGGATCCTCCTGATGTCCTTGCTGTAGACCACAGTGGTGCTCGGCCCACACAGCTACCAGGACGAGTTAAAA AGCCCTGCTATGATTCAGTAAACGATGATGAGGATCTGACTTCGGCAGGACTAAAGAGATTATCACTTCGGAAAACGGGTTCCGTCAAAGGCTTAAAACTAAAACCCGCTGCATGGGTCTCTGCTTGCAAACAGGGGGGTGGCCGGACTTCAGGCTCAGGTAACAACCACAACAGTGAAGTGTCCCTCATTGACTTTGGGGAGGAGTTCCCCCCACCCACACCATCCCCCTCCCCTGTGGTTGAAATCCAGATTCCTTTACTGGCAAAGCTAGCTTTGGAAGCAGACAACATCCTGGACCGGACTCCACCTCAGAGTCCGTCCAGATCGCTGCCCCGCCCCCTTCACCCTACGCCAGTAGTGGACTGGGATGCCCGGCCATTACCCCCACCCCCTGCCTATGACGATGTGGCCCAAGACGAAGACGATATGGAG GTGAGCTCCATCAACAGCTCAGAGCAGCAGCATGAAGAGGAGCTGAGTGATGTCCATAACCCAGATCAGGCTCTCTTCTCTGGACAGAAGGGGGAGAGTGAGGCTCTTGTCTCCAGGGGTCTAGACAGATCAGGCCTGGAGGACAACCTCTTTCTCCCCAGCAAGCAGAGCCAGGTTGTGTCCACCTCCTTCTCCCAGTCAGCAGAGATCTTCCAAGAACTCCAGCAAGA GGGGGCGCGGGGCGAAACGCCCCCGCCCCCGAGCGCACGCCCGGGGTCCCAAAAAACACAAACCCACGAGGGGCACCAGCAGAGTGTCTTCTCCTCCAGTGAGGACAGACCCCAGATCCCCCCACGTGTCCCCATACCCCCTCGCCCCATAAAGAGGGGCGACTACACATCTGCTCGCTGGTCAAGGGATCTCTCCCTGTCACCTACGCCAACTGACACCACAGAGGACGTTTCAGGCCCAAACCGGCCACCTCAGATCCCTCCCAGGGACCTTTTGTCCCAGCCGGGCTCCAGGACTCCCAGCCCCATGGGCCTGGTAGTGGGCTCCCCCCAGCAGAGAGTCTACTCTGTCAGCCCCACCACCATGCAGGCTCCTATTACCTCCtgcccctccacacacaccttTGGCTCCTACCTCTCCACCTCTCCAGGTAAACTCATGCCTCCCACACACAGCTTTGCCTCAGATCCTAAATATGCTGCACCCAAAGTGATCCAGGCGCAGGGGAAGGACGCTGCCAGCAAGGGCCCCTGTATCCTCCCCATCGTCCGTGATGGACGTAAAGTCAGTAACACACATTATTACCTACTGCCGGAGAGGCCCCCATACCTCGACCGCTATGACCGCTTCTTCAGGGAGGCAGAGAGCCTGCCTGCCAGCGGTGTGGAGGAAAGGCATGTACGGCAAGTTAACACCGCCACTGTCAGACCCATGGTGGtcagtagccagactctccagGGACAGGCCCAGGGACAGGGGCTTGTCCAGCCAGGCGAGCCGAAGGCTAATTTCTCCTCCAACAATAACAGCAGTCTGGGTGCACCAAGGTCAGGGATGAAGACATCAGTTAGTCTCCCTCGCGTCTGTTCAGACGGGCTGACAGCCGCGGTGGTGGTCACTGGTTCCTGCATCAGGACAGACGGAGGAGGGAACTCAGCTGACAGGGTCAAAATG GTGCAGGACGCAGTCCACGGTGTCACAATAGAGGAGTGCCAAGCCGCCCTCCAGAACCACAACTGGAATGTCCAGAAAGCTGTGCATTATCTAAAG gtggAGCAGTTGTTCTGTTTGGGTCTGAGGAGCAGGTCAGAGTGTCTAAAGCTGCTGGAGATGTATGACTGGAACCTGGAGGTGGCCAGCACTCAGATGTTAGATAACTATGGATCCACAACAAGACAGAG ACGGTGA